A section of the Candidatus Effluviviaceae Genus I sp. genome encodes:
- a CDS encoding PBP1A family penicillin-binding protein, whose translation MLRSWIRLFVIVLAALVAGAVGAVLWLQRGLPSPSLLESVQPLVGATVYARDGRILHAFARENRVIVALDDVPAALVDAVVATEDKDFRSHWGVDASAIMRAAMRNVRAGRVVEGASTITQQLARSLFLTPEISLTRKLREALLALRIEQTYSKDRILELYLNQIYFGHGAYGVQAASWQFFGKHVSELDLAECALLAGLPKNPSGYSPRQHPNRALARRRLVLSLMAGQGTITREEAARADTAALHILPRSDGAGLGAYFVEHIRRELVGRYGPDALYAGGLRIYTTLDLDLQAAAERALENRLARLEREAGYRIRRGDATAQAGGSEFTPYVQGALLAVDAASGGIIAMVGGRDFRDSEFNRATQAPRQPGSGFKPFVYTAAIDGGYTPADRILDAPVIVPGAGAPRLVRTRDGVVEEPTDWIPENYEPGFRGEVTLRYALKHSINLPTVRLCMDLGPQAVVQCARQMGISTPIKPVYSIALGSSEVKVIDMVEAYATLDNHGIRMSPYAIERIEDQNGRILERHESRSREALSPETAYVVTSMLESVMVNGTGWAARAWGFDHPAAGKTGTTNDCTDAWFVGYTPRVVCGVWVGYDDRRSLGRSMTGAVAALPIWTEFMKAAHAGLPHEPFRRPSGVVVRRICAETGALATPDCGETLDEVFVAGTEPTEMCPAHDRGGLR comes from the coding sequence GTGCTCAGATCCTGGATCAGGCTCTTCGTGATCGTCCTCGCCGCGCTCGTAGCCGGCGCGGTGGGCGCCGTGCTGTGGCTACAGCGCGGTCTGCCCTCGCCGTCTCTCCTCGAGTCGGTGCAGCCCCTCGTCGGAGCCACGGTCTACGCGAGGGACGGCAGGATCCTCCACGCGTTCGCCCGGGAGAACCGGGTCATCGTAGCGCTCGACGATGTTCCCGCTGCCCTCGTGGACGCCGTCGTGGCGACGGAGGACAAGGACTTCCGAAGCCACTGGGGCGTCGACGCCAGCGCGATCATGCGCGCAGCCATGCGGAACGTCCGGGCGGGCCGGGTGGTCGAGGGGGCCAGCACGATCACGCAGCAGCTGGCGAGGAGCCTCTTCCTGACCCCGGAGATCAGCCTGACGCGGAAGCTGCGCGAGGCGCTGCTCGCCCTCCGGATCGAGCAGACGTACTCGAAGGACAGGATCCTCGAGCTGTACCTCAACCAGATCTACTTCGGACACGGCGCCTACGGAGTGCAGGCGGCGTCCTGGCAGTTCTTCGGCAAGCACGTGTCGGAGCTCGATCTTGCCGAGTGCGCGCTGCTCGCGGGTCTGCCGAAGAACCCGAGCGGCTACTCGCCGCGGCAGCACCCGAACCGCGCCCTGGCGCGTCGGCGGCTCGTCCTATCGCTGATGGCCGGCCAGGGGACGATCACGCGCGAGGAAGCGGCGCGCGCCGACACGGCCGCCCTCCACATCCTGCCGCGGAGCGACGGCGCCGGGCTCGGCGCGTACTTCGTTGAGCACATACGCAGAGAGCTCGTCGGTCGCTACGGACCGGACGCGCTCTACGCCGGCGGCCTGCGGATCTACACGACCCTGGACCTCGACCTTCAGGCGGCGGCTGAGAGAGCGCTCGAGAACCGTCTGGCGAGGCTGGAGCGCGAGGCGGGGTACAGGATCAGGCGCGGAGACGCGACCGCCCAGGCCGGAGGCAGCGAGTTCACACCGTATGTGCAGGGAGCCCTCCTCGCCGTCGACGCCGCCTCGGGCGGCATCATCGCCATGGTCGGCGGGCGGGACTTCAGGGACAGCGAGTTCAACCGGGCGACCCAGGCGCCGCGGCAGCCAGGCTCGGGATTCAAGCCGTTCGTCTACACGGCGGCGATCGACGGTGGGTACACGCCTGCGGACAGGATCCTCGACGCGCCCGTCATCGTTCCGGGAGCAGGAGCCCCTCGCCTTGTCAGGACGCGGGACGGCGTGGTCGAGGAGCCGACGGACTGGATCCCCGAGAACTACGAACCCGGATTCCGAGGTGAGGTCACGCTCCGGTACGCGCTCAAGCACTCGATCAACCTGCCGACCGTGAGGCTCTGCATGGACCTGGGGCCCCAGGCAGTTGTCCAGTGCGCCAGGCAGATGGGCATATCGACGCCGATCAAGCCCGTGTACTCGATCGCCCTCGGAAGCAGTGAGGTCAAGGTGATCGACATGGTCGAGGCGTACGCCACACTCGACAACCACGGCATCAGGATGTCGCCGTACGCGATCGAGAGGATCGAGGATCAGAACGGCCGGATACTGGAGAGACACGAGAGCCGGAGCCGTGAGGCCCTCTCCCCGGAGACCGCCTACGTCGTGACGAGCATGCTCGAGAGCGTGATGGTGAACGGCACAGGCTGGGCTGCCAGAGCGTGGGGCTTCGATCACCCCGCGGCCGGGAAGACCGGGACCACCAACGACTGCACGGACGCGTGGTTCGTGGGCTACACCCCCAGGGTCGTGTGCGGCGTCTGGGTGGGGTACGACGACAGGCGCTCGCTCGGCAGGAGCATGACCGGCGCCGTGGCGGCCCTCCCCATCTGGACGGAGTTCATGAAGGCGGCGCACGCCGGGCTTCCGCACGAGCCGTTCCGACGCCCGAGCGGCGTCGTGGTCCGACGGATCTGCGCCGAGACCGGAGCGCTGGCGACCCCCGACTGCGGGGAAACGCTGGACGAGGTGTTCGTCGCGGGCACGGAACCGACCGAGATGTGCCCTGCGCACGACCGCGGCGGGCTGCGCTGA
- a CDS encoding thymidine phosphorylase, whose product MTAYEVIRRKRNGGELDDADIRWLVRSFLAGEIADYQMAAFLMAVYFVGMTERETESLTRAMLESGETLDLAAIPGPKIDKHSTGGVGDKLSLVVAPVAACLGVRVPMVSGRALGHTGGTLDKLESIPGLRTDLAPEAMLRVVGDVGMSVVGQSPRMAPADLRMYALRDVTATVECVPLIVASILSKKLAAGLDGLVLDVKVGRGAFMGDLERARGLAGALCSTAGRLGLRAVAVLTDMESPLGLAVGNSLEVEEAVLVLRGGGPADVRETSLELAARMALLGGRARDLGEARALAKDALESGRAFEVFLRFVEAQGGDVRFVDGRERLRRAPLVRAVPSAAGGVVRAIDALEVGLACVKLGAGRRSVGEAVDHAVGVVIAAPVGAGVSVGDPLAFVHADGEAAAAAAEERVRAAFRLASERQPERRTRVLEVIPQDLR is encoded by the coding sequence ATGACGGCGTACGAGGTCATCCGAAGGAAGCGCAACGGCGGCGAGCTGGACGACGCCGACATCCGGTGGCTCGTCCGGAGCTTCCTGGCCGGCGAGATCGCCGACTACCAGATGGCCGCGTTCCTCATGGCGGTGTACTTCGTCGGCATGACGGAGCGGGAGACCGAGAGCCTGACGCGCGCCATGCTGGAGTCGGGGGAGACGCTTGATCTCGCCGCCATCCCCGGGCCGAAGATCGACAAGCACTCGACGGGAGGCGTCGGGGACAAGCTCTCCCTCGTCGTTGCGCCCGTGGCCGCGTGCCTCGGCGTGCGCGTCCCCATGGTGTCGGGCCGCGCGCTCGGGCACACGGGCGGCACGCTGGACAAGCTCGAGTCGATCCCGGGCCTCCGGACCGACCTCGCGCCTGAGGCGATGCTGCGGGTCGTAGGCGACGTCGGGATGTCCGTCGTGGGCCAGTCGCCGCGGATGGCCCCCGCCGACTTGCGCATGTACGCGCTGCGCGATGTCACGGCGACCGTCGAGTGCGTTCCCCTGATCGTCGCCAGCATTCTCTCGAAGAAGCTGGCGGCCGGGCTCGACGGTCTCGTGCTGGACGTGAAGGTGGGGCGCGGCGCGTTCATGGGCGACCTGGAGCGGGCACGCGGCCTTGCGGGCGCGCTGTGCTCGACGGCAGGGAGGCTGGGGCTCCGTGCGGTCGCGGTCCTCACGGACATGGAGAGCCCGCTGGGGCTGGCCGTGGGCAACTCCCTCGAGGTCGAGGAAGCCGTTCTGGTGCTCCGCGGCGGGGGGCCTGCGGACGTGCGCGAGACGAGCCTCGAGCTCGCCGCGCGGATGGCCCTGCTGGGCGGGCGCGCGCGCGACCTGGGTGAGGCGCGCGCGCTCGCGAAGGACGCCCTGGAGAGCGGCCGCGCGTTCGAGGTCTTCCTGAGGTTCGTCGAGGCCCAGGGTGGCGACGTCCGCTTCGTGGACGGGCGCGAGCGGCTCCGCCGCGCGCCGCTGGTCAGGGCGGTGCCGAGCGCGGCAGGCGGCGTGGTGCGCGCCATCGACGCTCTCGAGGTCGGGCTTGCGTGCGTGAAGCTCGGGGCGGGCCGGCGGTCGGTCGGTGAGGCGGTCGACCACGCCGTCGGCGTCGTGATCGCCGCTCCCGTAGGCGCGGGTGTGAGCGTGGGGGACCCTCTGGCATTCGTTCATGCCGACGGCGAGGCGGCGGCGGCAGCAGCCGAAGAGAGGGTTCGGGCGGCCTTCAGGCTGGCATCCGAACGCCAGCCCGAGCGGCGCACCCGTGTGCTCGAGGTCATTCCTCAGGACCTGCGGTAG
- the deoC gene encoding deoxyribose-phosphate aldolase, producing MEREELIRRVTEEVIRRLAGGAPPAPAGTQPPAASEGPAAAACSPCVACGLCVDRRPGAVASIIASGASRVSAASGVADFRRDLGSLASVIDHTLLKPAATRAEVEELCAEAARYGFASVCVNPCHVPLCAELLRPTNVKVCTVVGFPLGANKPEVKAFEAERAIADGAHELDMVANIGAIKAGDHELVERDIRGVVRACGARVVLKVIIEAALLTDEEKVAACNIAKKAGADFVKTSTGFAPGGATAHDVRLMRAAVGREMGVKAAGGIRDLDTAREMVEAGASRIGASASVKIVGG from the coding sequence ATGGAACGCGAAGAGCTGATCCGGCGCGTGACCGAGGAGGTGATCCGGCGCCTCGCCGGGGGAGCTCCCCCCGCGCCCGCCGGAACGCAGCCGCCGGCGGCCTCCGAGGGGCCCGCGGCGGCCGCCTGTTCGCCGTGCGTGGCGTGCGGCCTGTGCGTCGATCGCCGGCCCGGGGCAGTGGCCTCGATCATCGCCTCGGGCGCCTCCCGCGTGAGCGCGGCGTCGGGCGTTGCGGACTTCCGTCGCGACCTGGGGAGTCTGGCCTCCGTCATCGACCACACGCTCCTCAAGCCCGCGGCCACGCGGGCCGAGGTCGAGGAGCTGTGCGCGGAGGCGGCGCGCTACGGCTTCGCGTCGGTGTGCGTCAACCCGTGCCACGTCCCGCTCTGCGCGGAGCTCCTGCGGCCAACCAACGTGAAGGTCTGCACCGTCGTGGGGTTCCCGCTGGGCGCGAACAAGCCTGAGGTCAAGGCCTTCGAGGCGGAGCGGGCCATCGCCGACGGCGCGCACGAGCTGGACATGGTCGCGAACATCGGCGCCATCAAGGCCGGAGACCACGAGCTGGTCGAGCGCGACATCCGCGGTGTGGTGCGGGCCTGCGGTGCGAGGGTGGTGCTCAAGGTCATCATCGAGGCGGCGCTCCTCACGGACGAGGAGAAGGTGGCCGCCTGCAACATCGCGAAGAAGGCGGGGGCCGACTTCGTGAAGACGTCGACCGGGTTCGCGCCGGGCGGGGCGACGGCGCACGACGTGCGGCTGATGCGGGCCGCGGTCGGACGCGAGATGGGCGTCAAGGCGGCGGGCGGGATCAGGGACCTGGACACGGCGCGGGAGATGGTGGAGGCCGGCGCGAGCAGGATCGGAGCGAGCGCGAGCGTCAAGATCGTGGGCGGGTAG
- the rpiB gene encoding ribose 5-phosphate isomerase B, producing MARQVVAEAEAAARPAEQGAAPAAGRASTVGIASDHGGFALKEVLRRYLTEELGVSVRDFGPETDAPCDYPDFAAKVARAVASGECDRGIVVDGAGIGSAMAANKIAGVRAACCHDVATAINSRSHNGANVLTLGSGVVGRGLARQMVRVWLATAFEGGRHERRVAKVMELEREWNAKS from the coding sequence ATCGCGCGGCAGGTCGTCGCGGAGGCGGAAGCGGCGGCGCGTCCGGCCGAGCAGGGGGCCGCGCCGGCGGCGGGTCGAGCATCCACGGTCGGGATCGCGTCGGACCACGGCGGCTTCGCGCTCAAGGAGGTTCTCAGGAGGTACCTCACGGAGGAGCTGGGAGTCTCCGTGCGGGACTTCGGCCCCGAGACCGACGCGCCGTGCGACTACCCGGACTTCGCGGCGAAGGTGGCCCGGGCCGTCGCGAGCGGGGAGTGCGATCGCGGGATCGTCGTCGACGGCGCCGGGATCGGCTCCGCCATGGCGGCCAACAAGATCGCCGGCGTCCGGGCCGCCTGCTGCCACGACGTCGCGACCGCCATCAACAGCAGGTCCCACAACGGTGCCAACGTCCTCACCCTGGGCTCCGGCGTCGTCGGCCGGGGCCTCGCCCGCCAGATGGTGCGCGTGTGGCTCGCCACGGCCTTCGAGGGCGGGCGGCACGAGCGGCGCGTCGCCAAGGTCATGGAGCTTGAGCGGGAATGGAACGCGAAGAGCTGA
- the cdd gene encoding cytidine deaminase, whose protein sequence is MLGVRAHQGACGGNPTVTDGELVGIAAEVRKKAYAPYSGFAVGAALLARDGRVFTGVNVENASIGLSVCAERNAIAKALSEGARDFDALAISTGADEPTMPCGVCRQVMWEFSRDLRVIVQSASGARVTTTIAELFPRPFTSYLPERS, encoded by the coding sequence ATGCTCGGCGTCAGAGCCCACCAGGGCGCGTGTGGGGGGAATCCGACCGTGACGGATGGCGAACTCGTTGGCATCGCAGCGGAGGTCCGGAAGAAGGCCTACGCGCCGTACTCCGGGTTCGCCGTCGGGGCGGCGCTCCTCGCTCGCGACGGTCGCGTCTTCACGGGGGTGAACGTGGAGAACGCGTCAATCGGGCTCTCCGTGTGCGCCGAGCGGAACGCCATCGCGAAAGCCCTCTCCGAGGGGGCGCGCGACTTCGATGCCCTTGCCATCTCCACGGGCGCCGACGAGCCCACCATGCCGTGCGGCGTCTGCCGCCAGGTCATGTGGGAGTTCTCCCGCGATCTCAGGGTCATCGTCCAGTCGGCCTCCGGGGCGCGTGTGACCACGACCATCGCTGAGCTCTTTCCGAGACCGTTCACCTCGTACCTGCCGGAGCGTTCCTGA
- a CDS encoding PorV/PorQ family protein, with the protein MTRRCGLPALALVAAMLVVTSTAWAGDGKAGSTYLDVFGIGVGAGPSALGAHTGVPGDLWSLTYNPAGLAGIPRVKLGVSQIEWFEDTAFSYLGVGLPRGQGGLALGVAYFDLGSIEVLDDQGTNLNELAEAYNFGFIGGYGFRVPNMCNLSAGVSGHVIQANFDSESSTALGVNMGLLYALMDGQVHLGAAVRNLGTRFKFVHDEDDQTVTYAGGVSYATAKGQLPNVDVLVAADVLMPRNQDAQMGFGGEVWVYDMLALRAGYKTGPDSGNLGYGAGFRYSDFQLDYAYADYEALGGTHRISLTMSFGD; encoded by the coding sequence ATGACTAGAAGGTGTGGTCTTCCGGCCCTTGCACTCGTCGCCGCGATGCTCGTCGTCACGAGCACGGCCTGGGCCGGCGACGGCAAGGCCGGGAGCACCTATCTCGACGTGTTCGGGATCGGTGTGGGCGCTGGCCCCAGCGCCCTGGGCGCCCACACGGGCGTTCCGGGGGACCTCTGGAGTCTGACCTACAACCCTGCCGGTCTGGCCGGGATCCCGCGCGTCAAGCTCGGAGTGAGCCAGATCGAGTGGTTCGAGGACACCGCGTTCAGCTACCTGGGCGTAGGTCTTCCCCGGGGTCAGGGCGGGCTCGCCCTGGGAGTGGCCTACTTCGACCTCGGCTCGATCGAAGTGCTGGACGATCAGGGGACGAACCTGAACGAGCTGGCCGAAGCCTACAACTTCGGGTTCATCGGCGGCTACGGCTTCAGGGTGCCCAACATGTGCAACCTGTCCGCCGGCGTGTCGGGTCACGTCATCCAGGCGAACTTCGACAGCGAGAGCTCGACGGCCCTCGGTGTCAACATGGGCCTTCTCTACGCGCTCATGGACGGCCAGGTGCACCTCGGCGCGGCCGTGCGGAACCTCGGGACGCGGTTCAAGTTCGTGCACGACGAGGACGATCAGACCGTGACCTACGCGGGAGGCGTCTCGTACGCCACGGCCAAGGGCCAGCTCCCGAACGTGGACGTCCTCGTTGCCGCGGACGTGCTCATGCCGAGGAACCAGGACGCGCAGATGGGCTTCGGCGGCGAGGTGTGGGTGTACGACATGCTGGCGCTCCGGGCCGGCTACAAGACGGGTCCCGACTCCGGGAACCTGGGCTACGGCGCCGGCTTCAGGTACAGCGACTTCCAGCTCGACTACGCCTACGCGGACTACGAGGCCCTCGGCGGGACACACAGGATCTCCCTGACGATGTCCTTCGGGGACTAG